A section of the Alkalihalobacillus sp. LMS39 genome encodes:
- the mraY gene encoding phospho-N-acetylmuramoyl-pentapeptide-transferase, giving the protein MLEQVLLFTLIASFLIAVLLSPILIPFLRRLKFGQSIREEGPQSHQKKSGTPTMGGVMILLSIIISTIIIIAKFFTFSPEILLLLFVTVGYGLIGFLDDFIKVAKKRNLGLTSKQKLVAQLLIAVVFYISLQRLGFSTEISIPATTWAIDIGWLYLPLIIVMLVGASNAVNLTDGLDGLLAGTGAIAFGAFAILAWYAEMYDVAIFCAAVVGAVLGFLVFNAHPAKVFMGDTGSLALGGAIAAVAILTQLEILLVIIGGVFVIETLSVIIQVISFKTRGKRIFKMSPLHHHYELSGWSEWRVVVTFWLVGMLFAILGIYLEVWV; this is encoded by the coding sequence ATGTTGGAACAAGTATTATTATTTACACTTATCGCATCGTTTCTCATTGCCGTTCTACTATCGCCAATACTTATTCCTTTTTTACGAAGGTTAAAATTTGGTCAAAGTATACGAGAAGAAGGTCCACAATCACATCAGAAAAAAAGTGGTACACCTACAATGGGTGGCGTTATGATTTTATTATCGATTATTATTAGTACAATTATTATCATTGCGAAGTTTTTTACGTTCTCTCCCGAAATATTATTGTTACTATTTGTGACTGTAGGATATGGTCTTATTGGGTTTTTAGATGATTTTATTAAGGTTGCTAAAAAACGGAATCTTGGTTTAACTTCAAAACAAAAGCTAGTCGCTCAATTATTAATTGCTGTTGTTTTTTACATCTCATTACAGCGACTCGGGTTTTCTACAGAAATTTCCATTCCTGCGACAACATGGGCAATTGATATTGGTTGGTTATATTTACCTCTTATTATTGTGATGTTAGTTGGAGCATCGAATGCCGTGAATTTAACAGATGGATTAGATGGTTTGCTAGCAGGAACAGGGGCTATTGCATTTGGAGCGTTTGCTATTCTCGCATGGTATGCAGAAATGTATGATGTGGCAATATTTTGTGCGGCCGTTGTTGGAGCAGTTCTCGGATTTCTTGTTTTTAACGCCCACCCAGCCAAGGTTTTTATGGGAGATACAGGTTCATTAGCATTAGGAGGAGCGATTGCCGCTGTTGCCATATTAACCCAGCTTGAAATTTTACTTGTCATTATCGGTGGTGTTTTTGTAATCGAGACACTATCTGTTATAATTCAAGTTATCTCCTTTAAAACGAGAGGAAAACGAATCTTTAAAATGAGTCCACTCCACCATCATTATGAGTTGTCTGGATGGTCAGAATGGCGAGTGGTTGTAACATTTTGGTTAGTCGGAATGTTATTTGCAATATTAGGAATTTACTTAGAGGTGTGGGTGTAA